From one Anopheles cruzii chromosome 3, idAnoCruzAS_RS32_06, whole genome shotgun sequence genomic stretch:
- the LOC128273810 gene encoding DNA-directed RNA polymerase I subunit RPA12, with amino-acid sequence MDPGFCPDCGTILPLLRMAKTVFCYSCHSEYDASAFGTMEVEYTIPFNSYENKKSDQAERTADEEADGPIVNRQCPKCGNDQMSYATLQLRSADEGQTVFFTCTKCKFKTSENS; translated from the exons ATGGATCCCGGTTTCTGCCCGGACTGCGGCACGATTTTGCCACTACTGCGAATGGCTAAGACGGTTTTCTGTTACAGCTGCCACAGTGAATACGATGCTTCGG CGTTCGGTACTATGGAAGTAGAATATACGATTCCTTTCAATTcttatgaaaataaaaaatctgATCAAGCAGAACGAACGGCGGACGAAGAAGCCGACGGACCAATTGTGAATAGACAGTGTCCCAAGTGTGGAAACGATCAGATGTCGTACGCTACGTTACAACTTCGTTCTGCAGACGAAGGACAAACCGTGTTTTTCACATGCACAAAATGCAA gtTCAAAACTTCGGAAAATTCTTAA